One Streptomyces sp. RPA4-2 genomic window carries:
- a CDS encoding phosphatase PAP2 family protein, producing the protein MGETTVTTLEGQDRAAPRPVAEDRAGKGFLRRLRTPRRPRFWFEILLIAASYWTYSLIRNAVPEQRGKALQNADWIWRMEHHLGIAVEQSVNHAVNSATWLIIGMNYYYATLHFVVTLAVLVWLYHSHPGRYAAARLALFATTAVALVGYYFFPLAPPRLMNGGHFVDTVVVHHTWGSMASGDLKHMSNQYAAMPSMHIGWSLWCGLTIFALASAPWARILGLLYPAATLLVIVSTANHFWLDAVGGLLCLAFGFTMTRLWYGALPYELPRWVPGTRGAPMLPLKA; encoded by the coding sequence ATGGGTGAGACGACCGTGACGACACTGGAAGGCCAGGACCGGGCCGCTCCACGCCCCGTCGCGGAGGACCGTGCGGGTAAGGGCTTCCTGCGCCGTCTGCGGACTCCGCGCCGCCCCCGCTTCTGGTTCGAGATCCTGCTCATCGCGGCGAGTTACTGGACGTACTCGCTGATCCGCAACGCCGTGCCGGAACAGCGGGGCAAGGCGCTGCAAAACGCGGACTGGATCTGGCGCATGGAGCACCACCTCGGGATCGCGGTCGAGCAGTCGGTCAACCATGCCGTCAACTCGGCGACATGGCTGATCATCGGGATGAACTACTACTACGCGACGCTGCACTTCGTGGTGACGCTGGCCGTCCTGGTCTGGCTCTACCACAGCCATCCAGGCCGCTACGCCGCGGCGCGACTGGCCCTGTTCGCCACGACGGCGGTGGCCCTGGTCGGCTATTACTTCTTCCCGCTCGCCCCGCCCCGCCTGATGAACGGCGGCCATTTCGTGGACACGGTCGTCGTCCACCACACCTGGGGCTCGATGGCCTCCGGCGACCTCAAGCACATGTCGAACCAGTACGCCGCGATGCCGTCGATGCACATCGGCTGGTCGCTCTGGTGCGGCCTGACGATCTTCGCCCTGGCCTCGGCACCGTGGGCCCGCATCCTGGGCCTCCTCTACCCGGCGGCCACCCTGCTGGTCATCGTCTCCACCGCCAACCACTTCTGGCTCGACGCGGTGGGCGGCCTGCTCTGCCTGGCCTTCGGCTTCACGATGACGCGCCTCTGGTACGGCGCCCTGC